Sequence from the Plasmodium yoelii strain 17X genome assembly, chromosome: 10 genome:
tGGATGTATCGttatcattaaattttttaattttttttaatatagcatatttttcaacatttAAATATAGTGAAACATTATTCTTGCTTTTTCTTTTCCCATAAAAAGATTCTGCATCAATTACCATCGTAGTTGTTGTTAATATGTGATTATAGCAAAGACACTTGGCTATAGTATCTGGGTATGTTAAACAGGACTACATCTCGGCATATACACAAGAGtgtagatatatatatgtatatacatatattggGGCAcgttgaaaaaaataatatggcTAGTTGTGGATTGATATAAGTTTCCAtgaatttgataatattgtaatttaattaaattttgtaaaaataaattatacaagAAATAATGATCGTATTCGttcttttattttgtcaTCAAATAGTTTGTCTTGTATTTCGTCTCCGACCTgaatgaaaaatgaaaaaaaaaagtgaaaaaaaaaaatgaaaaaaaaaaagtgaaaaaaaaaaaatgaaaaaaaaaaaatgaaaaaaaaaaaaaaaaatgaaagtaGGTGCATATGTATAGGGGTTAAATTACTTGATATAGAGGATTTAAAATGATGAAATCAAGAAATATTGTTTTGTAAATGTCCTTTAAAAAGTTTGATAAATTGGCCATATCTTTATGAGTGATTAAAACGAACTTGTAAGCTGCGATtggaaaaaaagaaaagtcGGTCAGAATATGAAAGTGAGAAAgatataatttgaattttaATATGACAGTAAGGAACAAAATGAGTACAACACAATCATATATATGGGGGTATGTAAATATATGGggatatgtaaatatatgcgggtatgtatatatatgggggtatgtatatatatggaggtatgtatatatatgcggATATCCATATATATGGGGGTATGTACATGCATGTGGTTAACCTGTGAGTGTCTCAAAATAATGCAACTTGTATAAAGGGGTATTAAAAGAATCGAAATTTCCAACATGTAAATTATTTTGggtatttaatatattttgttcatgtGTTTTTGTATTTACGTTAATATTTTTAGTGCCATTATCCATTAACTTATATaagttttttaattttttatttggctgtatattaaagcataaataatttattgcatatattgagcctagtaataatttttcagtctcatttttattttcacgTCCTAACTTTTtattatcaattttatttttttcctgaTCATTGTTTTTTAAGCAAGTATTGAAAATTGGCTggtttttgtaaaaaatataaaagtagTAATCTCGGGAATTTTCAGAGACGTCTGCACTTTTTTCATTTAGCATGTTATTTGTATTTGTGtaagtatttttattttgtatattttatcaaataataagtATATTGGAAttgtttataaatatgtatattttccAAAAATAATGTCAAACCTTTTGCATGTTTTTTTCAaaacttttataaataattatttttattggtgagtttgtaaaaaaagaaaaggacgaaaattttaaaataaaatattaatatacatatggatatttaaagaaatataaaagcaaTTTGTTAAATTGTAGagaaatatgtaatatatttttttacgacgtatttttttttttttttttttaaattttagctttaaaaatttagtagatgattttacaattttctcaacttttaataaattttggATGTGCAACTTAGATATAGGCctagatattttttttttttttttttttgatacaTATAAATCCGGAACTAGATTAAATTCGTGATGtggaaaaaaagaaaagaaaaagaaaaaggaaataaaaagaaaaaagaaaaaagaaaaaagaaaagaaaaaagaagtGCTACTATATATTTCTCAGagtttatataataaaatatatatttttttaaaatttattctCAAAATAtctatttaaatatatttaaggTACATTTGAATATTAagatatatagaaaataaataaaaatataatgtatgGATCAGCATCAAAATTAttcaaatgaaaaaaatataaataatgaaaaaatcaGAAAAGATCCAAACTTTTCTGAAAAATTGCTAAAAAATTTAAGAGATAACATATTTGAGaataataattgtataaATATGAATTCTAGTGAAAATTCGTCTTTTCTACAAACAAATTTAgagaaaaatacaaatttttaCATTAACGAATCAGAAAAATTTAGAGacaatcaaataaataaaaattgtacaAATAGTATAAAGAGAGAACATAATGTTGATGGAGAAAACGTACCAATTAGTTGGTGCAACATTGATATCAATGATAATAGTtctgataataattttaaggtTTTAGAAAAGTTACACAATGGTGATATAGAACATACCAATTTTGTAAATGACCAATTAGATAATAGTAAACAAAATGTATGTGGAAATATAAAGCGTTGCGAAAATGGAAATGCGGAAAATGtggaaaaaattgaaaaaagtGGAAGTACGGAAAATgtggaaaaaaatggaagtatggaaaatgtggaaaaaaatggaagtatggaaaatgtggaaaaaaatggaagTATGGAAAACAAGTGTACATTTGAAATGGAAGAATATATATCTAATAAAAGTGTAGAAGGAAATACGTTCAAAGAAAATAAAGATCAAATATGTGAAGATAGCAAACGATGTGATGATAGCAAACGATGCGAAGAAAACGAAAATCCAAATTTAGAAACTAAAAGAAAAAACGAACACAGTTTTAGCAAAGAAATAAAAGCATTGAACCCTCCCAAAAACGTTTACGAATACAATCATAATGTTATATATCACGAActatatattgaattattagAAGTAAACAAAAATTTgcaaaatgaaataaaaaatttagaaaaaataatagaaatgcaaaaagaattaataaaaagcaAAGAAGGTgatatatttgaaaataataatatgattgaaaaaaggaaaatgaGTAGTAAAAgttttgttaataataattattttttaaatttttttaataaaaaaaacaaaactagcaaaaaaaaagacgATGAACAAGGAAAAGCTGATAATGAAGAAGATAATgaaatttttgaaaaagaTGAAGGATTAGCTgaatcaaattataattataatcaGCAAAGAAAAGGAAGTATGACACGATTTCAGAATATgcctttttcattttttagtGATAAAAGTagtaaacaaaaaaaacaaaaaagtaCCGAATCAATAAATACAATTAATTTATCAATACAAGAAAAAGACAacgaaaaacaaaaaaataaaagaaatatagGGACTCCGAAATGGACAAAACAATTTGATTATAAATGGATTAAAtctattaataattctaataGTTTCCAAGAATgtgaatttatttataatgatgatatgaaaaaaaatgacgaaatagataatgatgaaaatagtgatataaataataaatatatgaaattgGCTTTACGTGAAAATGAATATGTTGAATTTTATGACAATGACGAGAGTTGTACTTTTGACAATTCAAAtaacaaaatgaataaaaaaaaaagttacacattttttaaagataAATCAAATTCAAAggaaatagaaaaatacaGAGATTGTGattataaagatataaatacaattaaagaaataacacttataaaatattggtacaataaaataatacctttaataaatgatgaaaaaaaaaaatatacattgattgaattaataatgatgaatTATATGCCTCAAGTTATAAGAGAATATTTTTggaaagaaaatataaataacaaattaaatataacagattattttgttaaagtattaattaaaaatgcaaattttatacaaatatatatatatataaataataaacaatattataatattttttctcgttattttaaaaatttaataaatttggaaaaaaGTAGTATAAATATTGTACCCTCATTATTAACTGAAAATTGTTTTGTAgatgaaaatgaattaataaatacaGTAAAAGAAAGTGAgctttataaaaaaatgataacagaaaaaatatttatagaaGATGATGAAGAAATTAGTATTGACATAAAAGAGAATGGTAAAGTAACATGTTCTGAGAAGagtataaaaatgaatactGAATTAAATAGTATCTCAAATATTAATAAGGATGAAAAATgtgataaagaaaataataaaaaagacaaaattgaaatgaaaaattttgaacatttaaatattaatatacttcAACGTTATTCAAtccataaatttttttatcaaatattAATTGATTTAGATCGAacaatgtatataataaaaaaaaaccaaG
This genomic interval carries:
- a CDS encoding GTPase-activating protein, putative codes for the protein MNSSENSSFLQTNLEKNTNFYINESEKFRDNQINKNCTNSIKREHNVDGENVPISWCNIDINDNSSDNNFKVLEKLHNGDIEHTNFVNDQLDNSKQNVCGNIKRCENGNAENVEKIEKSGSTENVEKNGSMENVEKNGSMENVEKNGSMENKCTFEMEEYISNKSVEGNTFKENKDQICEDSKRCDDSKRCEENENPNLETKRKNEHSFSKEIKALNPPKNVYEYNHNVIYHELYIELLEVNKNLQNEIKNLEKIIEMQKELIKSKEGDIFENNNMIEKRKMSSKSFVNNNYFLNFFNKKNKTSKKKDDEQGKADNEEDNEIFEKDEGLAESNYNYNQQRKGSMTRFQNMPFSFFSDKSSKQKKQKSTESINTINLSIQEKDNEKQKNKRNIGTPKWTKQFDYKWIKSINNSNSFQECEFIYNDDMKKNDEIDNDENSDINNKYMKLALRENEYVEFYDNDESCTFDNSNNKMNKKKSYTFFKDKSNSKEIEKYRDCDYKDINTIKEITLIKYWYNKIIPLINDEKKKYTLIELIMMNYMPQVIREYFWKENINNKLNITDYFVKVLIKNANFIQIYIYINNKQYYNIFSRYFKNLINLEKSSINIVPSLLTENCFVDENELINTVKESELYKKMITEKIFIEDDEEISIDIKENGKVTCSEKSIKMNTELNSISNINKDEKCDKENNKKDKIEMKNFEHLNINILQRYSIHKFFYQILIDLDRTMYIIKKNQEYYHRTNIDKDNFLFDLNIHDIKKNLNKLLQMYVIFKPELGYIQGMSYIALVFVLHCKLEKAFIHFANFMEYKNMRNLYSFNKQEIKIFLFTIKEILTKKNIDVYKEIVKHYNIDNIFIQWAYTMFLTCLPFHIFIRTFDIYTFNEKIIFETIICIFTYFNKFHSTENVDTMIKNLSSFSLNMNIQEDKFFSTLKKSRIKKRKIIYYREKYLSTLSKNEEIHEN